One region of Solanum pennellii chromosome 6, SPENNV200 genomic DNA includes:
- the LOC107021692 gene encoding FAS1 domain-containing protein SELMODRAFT_448915-like yields MARYHMILTFLLKLLLSSVSTATNSTSDIRQAIEEMRTANYFTFIMLINMAPDDLVKGNITFLMPRDKTLSQALIQENNVADFLQRHSLPSPLLFDHLQHFPTGSMIPTSKPDLFLRVNNSGYMHLFLNNARVVSPNICTKSASIRCHGIDQVLEGATLPSEHNNTSPPVPPPCDHNITSPPFGLVAPTPVMSPPYAAQPVSSNINPIPSSAPPLKSAVSSSKTGITGLIWLMMAVKLSL; encoded by the coding sequence ATGGCCAGATATCATATGATCTTGACATTCCTTCTAAAGTTGCTGCTGTCATCTGTTTCTACTGCTACAAACAGTACCTCAGACATTCGCCAAGCCATCGAGGAGATGAGGACAGCAAATTATTTCACCTTTATAATGCTGATTAACATGGCCCCTGATGACCTTGTAAAAGGAAACATCACTTTCTTGATGCCAAGAGACAAGACACTGTCCCAAGCACTAATACAAGAAAACAACGTGGCAGATTTCTTGCAACGACATTCCTTACCATCACCATTGCTTTTTGACCACCTCCAACACTTCCCAACAGGATCCATGATACCAACTTCAAAACCTGACCTTTTCCTCAGAGTCAACAATTCTGGATACATGCATTTGTTTCTCAACAATGCTCGAGTCGTTAGTCCAAATATCTGCACTAAAAGTGCTTCCATCAGATGCCATGGCATTGATCAAGTCCTGGAAGGTGCCACTTTGCCATCTGAACATAATAATACCAGTCCTCCTGTGCCTCCACCTTGTGATCATAACATTACGAGTCCGCCTTTTGGGCTGGTTGCACCAACTCCTGTAATGTCACCACCATATGCAGCACAGCCAGTAAGTAGCAACATTAATCCGATCCCATCATCAGCTCCACCTCTGAAATCTGCAGTATCTTCAAGTAAAACCGGAATAACTGGGCTTATTTGGTTGATGATGGCCGTGAAGTTATCTCTTTGA
- the LOC107023773 gene encoding ERAD-associated E3 ubiquitin-protein ligase HRD1B-like, producing MMRVRTYAGLSVIASLAVIYHAFNSRGQFYPAMVYLSTSKISLVLLLNMGLATMCILWQLTKKIFLGTLREAEVERLNEQSWRELMEILFAITIFRQDFSMTFITMVTALFLVKTLHWLAQKRVEYIETTPAVTKLSHIRIVSFMGFLLLIDSLLLYNYMNHLIQTRQASGSLFFAFEYIILATTTVATFVKYVFYVRDMLMDGQWERKAVYTFYLELLRDLIHLTMYMCFFLMIFINYGVPLHLIRELYETFRNFKTRVADYIRYRKITSNMNDRFPDATLEELNGGDTICIICREEMTTAKKLTCGHLFHVNCLRSWLERQNTCPTCRALVVPPENGTSVAGSGYSQQGTSLASTSRGSQADPRTNGYVSQHQARLQAAVAAAAIYEKSFVYPSAPTLSRSHGHALFPPSYGPVSSVSVDSQRESAANEWSQQHQYANMPFAYYPQSSFGPLGYPGANMPVGDGSRSNFSTSDTQLEAHRIFLQQQCKALQNQLKLLQSSKTQKAADGAKVSESKGKAISLENAQNGQAEGADF from the exons ATGATGAGAGTGCGGACTTATGCTGGGCTTAGTGTAATAGCTTCTCTAGCTGTCATTTATCATGCCTTTAATAGTAGAGGCCAGTTTTACCCTGCAATGGTTTATTTATCGACATCTAAGATCAGTCTGGTGCTTCTCCTCAACATGGGTCTTGCCACTATGTGCATTTTGTGGCAGCTAACCAAGAAAATTTTCCTTGGTACCCTTCGAGAGGCAGAGGTGGAGAGGTTAAATGAGCAGTCATGGCGTGAACTCATGGAAATACTTTTTGCAATCACTATTTTCCGGCAAGACTTCTCCATGACGTTTATTACCATGGTTACCGCACTATTTTTAGTCAAGACTTTGCATTGGTTGGCCCAGAAACGGGTTGAGTACATTGAAACAACTCCAGCTGTTACTAAGTTGTCCCACATTCGCATAGTTTCTTTCATGGGCTTCCTCCTTCTCATAGATAGTCTCCTTTTGTACAACTACATGAACCATTTGATACAGACAAGACAGGCTTCTGGTTCTCTCTTCTTCGCGTTTGA GTACATTATACTTGCTACAACAACTGTTGCAACATTTGTAAAATATGTCTTCTATGTACGTGACATGCTTATGGATGGACAATGGGAGAGGAAGGCCGTATATACTTTCTACTTGGAACTTCTTCGGGACTTGATCCACTTGACTATGTACATGTGCTTCTTCctcatgatttttat CAATTATGGTGTGCCTCTGCATTTGATTCGGGAGCTTTATGAGACATTCCGCAACTTCAAGACTCGAGTTGCTGATTACATACGATATCGGAAAATCACTTCAAATATGAATGATCGTTTTCCAGATGCTACACTGGAAGAGCTCAATGG AGGTGACACTATCTGCATCATATGTCGTGAGGAGATGACCACTGCCAAGAAACTTACTTGTGGACATCTCTTTCATGTCAATTGCCTCCGGTCATGGCTAGAACGTCAGAACACGTGTCCTACTTGCAGAGCTCTTGTTGTACCACCTGAAAATGGGACGAGTGTTGCTGGATCTGGATATTCTCAGCAAG GAACAAGTTTAGCAAGCACATCTCGAGGTTCCCAAGCAGATCCTAGGACAAATGGTTATGTTAGTCAGCACCAGGCTAGACTCCAAGCTGCAGTTGCTGCTGCTGCAATTTATGAGAAGTCCTTTGTTTATCCTTCTGCACCAACACTAAGCCG GTCTCATGGACATGCTCTGTTTCCTCCTTCCTATGGACCAGTCAGTTCTGTCAGCGTGGACTCACAAAGAGAGAGTGCTGCAAATGAATGGTCACAGCAACATCAATATGCAAATATGCCTTTTGCTTACTATCCACAGAGCAGTTTTGGTCCTTTAGGATATCCTGGTGCTAACATGCCTGTTGGAGATGGTTCACGGAGTAATTTTAGTACTTCAGATACTCAGCTCGAGGCCCATAGGATATTCTTACAGCAGCAGTGTAAG GCTCTGCAAAACCAGCTCAAGCTTCTACAGAGTTCAAAGACACAGAAAGCAGCAGATGGTGCAAAAGTTTCTGAAAGCAAAGGAAAAGCAATTTCATTAGAGAATGCTCAAAATGGACAGGCTGAAGGTGCAGATTTTTAA